The Paenibacillus sp. FSL R7-0345 DNA segment AATTTCAAATCCTCATTTTCAACCGCCCAGCTCCCGCTTAGCCGAAGACCAATAAACATACGGCAATCGCGGCAATGAAGCCGACTATGTCGGAGAACAGGCCTACTTTAAGCGCATAACGCCCGTTGCGGATTCCCACAGCTCCAAAATAGACTGTCAGCACATATAATGTGGTGTCTGTGCTCCCCTGAATGGTGGATGCGATCATGCCGATCAGAGAATCCGGCCCGTGGACCCGGATCAGATCCGTTGTGTAGGCCAGCGAGCCGGTGCCGGTCAGCGGACGCAGCAGGCCGAGCGGCAGCACCTCCGCCGGTACACCGAGCCCTTCCAGCGCCGGGGCAATAAAGCCCATCAGGAAATCCAGTGCCCCGGAGGCCCGGAACACGCTGATAGCCACAAGCATGCCGACCAGATGCGGGATGATGGCAATCGCCGTGCCGAAGCCGTCCTTGGCTCCTTCTACAAAGGATTCATACACGGGAACCTTGCGGGTAAAAGCATACAGCGGGATAAAGGTGATCATGACCGGAATGGCCCAGGCCGATATGAGGCTGATTAGCTGGAACAAGGCAAGCTCACCCCTTCATCGAAGTATGCGGGAGGGCGCGGCCTCCGGCGGCATGATCACCCGGCCTGACGGCCGGCGGCTTCGGCGGCCTGCGCAACAAGGTCAGCCTGCGCATCAGCCTGTCCGCGCCGATCGCGGCCAGCGTTGCTACGGCAGTTGCCGCCAGTGTCGTGCCGACAATGCCGGCCGGGTCAGCCGAACCGTAGTTGAGCCGGATCGCGATCAGCGTGGCCGGAATCAGCGTAATGCTGGCTGTATTCAACGCAAGCAGGGTGCACATAGCCGGAGTTGCCGTCTCCTTGTCCGGATTCAGCGTCTGCAGCTCCTGCATCGCTTTGATACCCATCGGCGTCGCCGCATTGCCAAGACCAAGCAGGTTGGCGCTCATATTGGACAGAATATAGCCGATCGCCGGATGGCCTTTGGGCACATCCGGGAACAGGAAGCCTACCACCGGCCCGAGCAGCCGGGCTATTTTGCGCAGGAGGCCGGCATCCTCGGCCACCCGCATCATTCCCATCCAGAATACCAGTACACTGATCAGCCCGAAGCTTACTGTTACCCCGTTCTTGGCGCCGTCAAAGACAGCAGCGGTAAAAGCATCCATCCGGCCGTTCACGGCTGCAAATACAAAGCCGATCACGATCATCCCCAGCCAGATTCCATTAATCATCCCGGTCCCTCCTCTGTCCTGCTCTCTCATTGCCCGGTGCGTTTACTATCTTCCCATCTGCAGCAGTGCCCGCAGTGCACTTCCCAGCGCCTGCAGCCAGTTGTCTGCCGGATATACAGCCGTTCCCGCCGGGCTATAACGCTTCGTATAAGACGATTCTTCAGGCGGGAGCCGGTCCGGCTCATAGACCGGCACCCGGCCGATCTCCTTGCCGCCAAGCTGCAGCACCACTGTGCCCTTCAGTCCGAAGCTGCTGCTGCGGACTGTCTTATCACCGCGGGCTGCAGGCTCTTCGTTCAGCACCAGTTTTGTGGTGATTCTCGCTTCTTCCCCCTGGCCCAGCGGGTAAGCGAATTTACGCGACGTAAGCAGGCTGTAACCGCTGATGCCCTCCCCGCGTTCGATTAAGGTTTTGAGCGGGTAGTGGTTAAATCCGAAGTTCAGCAGGGCGGCATGGTCATTCCAGTCATTGCCGTCATTCAGCGTCACCGCAACCAGCTGCTGGCCGCCGCGGGTAGCGGAGCTGACCAGGCAGCGCAGCGCTTTTTTGGTATAGCCGGTCTTAACCCCGTCTGCACCTTCATACAGGCGCAGCATTTTATTTTTATTGGCCCATTTATAATCCCACTTCTCGTACGGATTGTCGGCCGTTTTCTCCTGTGTCTTCACTATTTCCTTGAATACAGGATTATGCATGGCATAAGCGGTCAACACAGCCATATCATTGGCACTGGAGAAATGCCCCTCTGCATCCAGCCCGTGCGGATTGGCAAAATGGGTATTCTTCAGCCCCAGCTCCTCCGCCTTGGCGTTCATCAGATAAACGAATCCCTGTTCTGACCCGCCGACATGCTCGGCGATTGCCGTGGCCGCATCATTTCCCGAGCGCAGCATCAGGCCGTAGAGCATATCCTCCAGCAGCATCTCTTCGCCCTGCTTCAGATACAGCGACGAGCCCTCCTTGGCATAAGCATTTTTGCCTACTTTGACTTTGGAAGTCAGGTCTCCGTTCTCTATCGCCACGATCGCTGTCATGATTTTGGTCAGGCTGGCAATCAGCATCGGCTCATCCCCCCGGCTGCTGTACAAAAGCCTTCCGGATTCAACATCAATAAGTGCTGCCGCCCTGGCATGGGTTGAGATGGAAGCATTCTCCGCAAAGGCCGGATGAACCGGAACAAGCACTGCCAGCAGCATGCACAATATCAGAATTAACGACGGCTTCACAGTTATCACAGTTAATGGTTTCATGTTCATCCTCCGGTTTTGATCAGTTCACCTGTCCTTATCCTCCTGCCTGTACAATTGTATGCAGAGCGAAAGGCAGGTATGTCCTTCCCCTGAATAGCAAAAAGGGATACCGCCTCCAAAAGGCGGTATCCCGGGCAACGGATATGCAGCTCCATTTTTGTTACAGCCGCATTCCGTCAGTAGTCACAGGCCGCTAGTGGGCTGATGAATTCGGATGCACGGCTTCTGTTTTTACCGGTGTCGCTTTTGCTGCCGGAGTTCCTACGATCTCTGCCCCGACCGGTGTACCGTTACTGTTCGGGAACATGTTCTGAATTTTGTCGATCAGGTTTGGAGCAGCATCGATGATTTTTTCAAACAGATGTGTCTGATTATCAAGCGGCACAATATGTACCCCTTCTTTGCCGACAACGAGAAAAGCGATCGGACGGATCGATACCCCGCCCCCACTGCCTCCCCCGAACGGAAGCATTTTGACTCCGCTGCCGCTGCCGTTGATTCCGGGAGCATCATCCTCTACCCGGTAGTCACTGCCCCCTGCAGCAAACCCGAAGGCCACTTTACTGATCGGCAGAATGACACTGCCGTCCGGAGTCTCCACCGCATCTCCTACAATCGTATTTACATCCACCATACCCTTGATATTTTCCATCGCCGTCTGCATCAGACCCTGGATCGGATGGTCGCTCATATTGATATCCTCCTTTGGCTTCTAAAGACTTCTCAATCTTTCACAGATGATATCATCCCCCATGCGCCGCATTTGTATGTAAGATGTTTCTTAGGATAAGCTTCCGGTCCGTAATCAGCCACTGCGTTTAAGGAGGCGTTTCCAGCGGGACAGCCCGCCCTTCACCCGGACAATACGCCACAGCAGCTGAAATCCCGCATAC contains these protein-coding regions:
- a CDS encoding D-alanyl-D-alanine carboxypeptidase family protein; this translates as MKPLTVITVKPSLILILCMLLAVLVPVHPAFAENASISTHARAAALIDVESGRLLYSSRGDEPMLIASLTKIMTAIVAIENGDLTSKVKVGKNAYAKEGSSLYLKQGEEMLLEDMLYGLMLRSGNDAATAIAEHVGGSEQGFVYLMNAKAEELGLKNTHFANPHGLDAEGHFSSANDMAVLTAYAMHNPVFKEIVKTQEKTADNPYEKWDYKWANKNKMLRLYEGADGVKTGYTKKALRCLVSSATRGGQQLVAVTLNDGNDWNDHAALLNFGFNHYPLKTLIERGEGISGYSLLTSRKFAYPLGQGEEARITTKLVLNEEPAARGDKTVRSSSFGLKGTVVLQLGGKEIGRVPVYEPDRLPPEESSYTKRYSPAGTAVYPADNWLQALGSALRALLQMGR
- the ytfJ gene encoding GerW family sporulation protein, which gives rise to MSDHPIQGLMQTAMENIKGMVDVNTIVGDAVETPDGSVILPISKVAFGFAAGGSDYRVEDDAPGINGSGSGVKMLPFGGGSGGGVSIRPIAFLVVGKEGVHIVPLDNQTHLFEKIIDAAPNLIDKIQNMFPNSNGTPVGAEIVGTPAAKATPVKTEAVHPNSSAH
- a CDS encoding nucleoside recognition domain-containing protein, with the protein product MINGIWLGMIVIGFVFAAVNGRMDAFTAAVFDGAKNGVTVSFGLISVLVFWMGMMRVAEDAGLLRKIARLLGPVVGFLFPDVPKGHPAIGYILSNMSANLLGLGNAATPMGIKAMQELQTLNPDKETATPAMCTLLALNTASITLIPATLIAIRLNYGSADPAGIVGTTLAATAVATLAAIGADRLMRRLTLLRRPPKPPAVRPGDHAAGGRALPHTSMKG
- a CDS encoding spore maturation protein — translated: MFQLISLISAWAIPVMITFIPLYAFTRKVPVYESFVEGAKDGFGTAIAIIPHLVGMLVAISVFRASGALDFLMGFIAPALEGLGVPAEVLPLGLLRPLTGTGSLAYTTDLIRVHGPDSLIGMIASTIQGSTDTTLYVLTVYFGAVGIRNGRYALKVGLFSDIVGFIAAIAVCLLVFG